The following proteins come from a genomic window of Burkholderia sp. PAMC 26561:
- a CDS encoding DUF1330 domain-containing protein, whose product MLVQALINDDNKYGQYRQAVMPLINAFGGKPVRGGKVEQLEGRADGRRIALFEFPSIEAIRAFWNSPQYVPVKAPKGWGRRFRNLGHTRDLTNNSPIGYIPPRRLTRLLQSWP is encoded by the coding sequence ATGCTTGTGCAGGCCTTAATCAACGATGATAATAAATACGGACAATATCGTCAGGCCGTGATGCCATTAATAAACGCGTTCGGAGGGAAGCCTGTCCGGGGTGGAAAAGTTGAACAGTTAGAAGGCAGAGCCGACGGCCGGCGTATTGCCCTGTTTGAGTTTCCGTCTATCGAAGCCATACGCGCGTTTTGGAATTCCCCACAGTATGTTCCTGTGAAAGCGCCTAAGGGTTGGGGCCGCAGATTTAGAAATTTGGGCCATACCAGGGATTTGACTAACAACAGTCCAATCGGGTATATCCCACCAAGACGGCTCACCCGACTGTTGCAATCTTGGCCTTAA
- a CDS encoding response regulator produces MSTILIVDDDHGILTAWRRLLRAEGYRVEIADSGEAGLIAADKVRPDLIVTDLSMPGMSGAEFCRLLRRDPRFLAIPLILTSIEHGNFSSAPAWDEAWEKPVAIETMRASISRLLQGISN; encoded by the coding sequence ATGAGCACCATTTTAATAGTAGACGACGATCATGGGATTTTGACGGCATGGAGACGCCTTTTGCGGGCGGAAGGTTATCGAGTTGAGATAGCCGACAGCGGAGAGGCTGGCCTGATCGCCGCCGACAAGGTACGACCCGATTTGATCGTTACAGATCTGTCGATGCCCGGGATGAGCGGAGCGGAGTTTTGCCGTTTGCTTCGGCGCGACCCAAGGTTCCTCGCAATTCCGTTGATTTTGACCAGCATTGAGCATGGAAATTTCTCTAGTGCGCCTGCTTGGGATGAGGCTTGGGAAAAACCGGTTGCGATAGAGACTATGCGTGCTTCAATATCGCGACTTCTGCAGGGCATATCCAATTGA
- a CDS encoding J domain-containing protein produces the protein MTRTNLRAIGIAPDHNKSDLSKGQKAFNTLIKQIEKRRARLSAWEAAMPAFHRKYLNEFAPLEQTSISLRTKLVYRLDQTYGMKGLTKSERRTIADLISDLAGELVAESDDPELKTIYNRYSESDFDSEAAAQFDDMKLALEAMLGVELGDDVDMSSPEDVLQRAQAQMEQLRKQDAVENQAREERRAKRKKTPKQLAAEAREQAEQAELSLSIREVYRKLASALHPDRETDPQERERKTALMQRANQAYSKNSLLQLLELQLELEHIDQSAINNIGEDRLKHYNKILKEQVGELDHEILHVENGFKHSYGIPPFIDVSPGTIMRNLASDIFSLQESLHALEHDLLVFEDIKQLKEWLKIVKRSLAAPRDDDMPF, from the coding sequence ATGACCAGGACAAATCTCAGGGCCATCGGCATTGCTCCCGACCACAATAAGTCTGATCTGTCTAAGGGGCAGAAGGCATTCAACACGCTGATCAAGCAGATCGAAAAGCGGCGCGCCCGGCTGAGTGCTTGGGAGGCTGCAATGCCTGCCTTCCACCGGAAATACCTAAACGAGTTCGCGCCTCTTGAGCAAACTTCGATCAGCTTGCGAACCAAGCTCGTGTATCGCCTTGACCAAACATACGGTATGAAGGGGCTGACCAAATCCGAGCGACGTACGATCGCCGACCTGATCAGCGACTTGGCGGGGGAGTTGGTTGCCGAGAGCGATGATCCGGAGCTTAAGACAATTTACAACCGGTACAGCGAATCTGACTTTGACAGTGAAGCTGCCGCCCAGTTTGATGATATGAAATTGGCGCTCGAAGCCATGCTCGGCGTTGAGTTAGGCGACGACGTTGACATGAGTTCGCCCGAGGATGTGCTGCAGCGCGCGCAGGCGCAAATGGAGCAGCTCCGAAAACAAGACGCCGTCGAAAACCAAGCTCGTGAAGAACGCCGCGCAAAACGAAAAAAGACCCCTAAACAACTCGCTGCAGAGGCACGAGAACAAGCGGAGCAGGCAGAGCTCAGCTTATCGATTCGCGAGGTCTACCGAAAACTAGCCAGCGCTCTTCATCCTGATCGAGAAACTGATCCGCAGGAACGTGAGCGGAAGACCGCTCTCATGCAAAGGGCCAATCAGGCGTATAGCAAAAACAGCCTGTTGCAATTACTTGAGTTGCAGTTGGAGCTGGAACATATCGACCAAAGCGCCATCAACAACATCGGCGAAGACCGGTTGAAACACTACAACAAGATACTAAAGGAACAGGTCGGTGAACTCGACCACGAAATCCTGCATGTCGAGAACGGATTCAAGCACAGCTACGGAATTCCACCCTTCATCGACGTGTCGCCCGGCACCATCATGCGCAATCTTGCCTCTGATATCTTCTCGCTGCAGGAGAGCCTCCACGCCCTTGAACATGACCTGCTCGTATTCGAAGACATCAAGCAACTGAAGGAATGGCTAAAGATTGTGAAGCGGTCATTGGCCGCGCCGCGTGACGACGATATGCCGTTTTAG
- a CDS encoding methyl-accepting chemotaxis protein: MPTFNETKVFTKLVGGFSVVIALLLGLGIFSLFEIAGENDHVVLLSENSLPAVRYSLEMRGSLHAIRLGDYRAANSLSAVDIDTASQQVDQAIAGFRHAAGQYEPLINDPEEKKQYGELQAAMGQYLDADHSIRTLAKDGKHNDAIALLEGKSVESLNVAEKSLRAIVDMNVAEANKEGLDSRNAFSRAVALVIGGTVAATLIGLTLALLIARGLTRQLGGEPGDAAAMAREIAAGNLLAPITLRAGDDRSLLFSLAAMKEQLTTIVRGIKTSSESISVAASEIAQGNTDLSQRTEEQAASLEETAASMEELTTTVRHNADNAKQAAALAGSASLTAQRGGEVVARVVDTMQGISDSSSKVADIIGVIEGIAFQTNILALNAAVEAARAGEQGRGFAVVASEVRTLAQRSAAAAKEIGALIGESVQRVDAGSKLVSEAGTTIAEIVTSVQKVTDIVGEISSASAEQSVGIEQVNQAVSQMDEVTQQNAALVEQASAAAQSMADQSNSLRQAVSIFNVDESGMPAARVPAGHLSRIPKAKPIGIMQIKTAVDKGFI; this comes from the coding sequence GTGCCGACTTTTAATGAGACGAAGGTATTTACCAAGCTTGTCGGCGGATTTTCCGTCGTAATTGCCCTGCTCCTTGGGCTGGGCATTTTTAGCCTTTTCGAAATAGCCGGCGAGAACGACCACGTCGTTTTACTGAGCGAAAATTCCTTGCCGGCGGTTAGGTACAGTCTGGAAATGCGGGGCAGCCTACACGCGATTCGCCTCGGTGATTATCGGGCGGCAAACAGCCTGTCAGCTGTCGATATTGATACGGCAAGCCAGCAGGTCGATCAAGCTATCGCCGGGTTTCGTCACGCGGCTGGTCAGTATGAGCCGCTGATAAATGACCCTGAAGAAAAGAAACAGTACGGGGAATTGCAAGCTGCCATGGGCCAATATCTGGATGCCGACCACAGTATTCGCACATTGGCTAAGGACGGCAAGCATAATGACGCAATTGCATTGCTGGAAGGAAAATCGGTTGAATCTTTAAATGTCGCCGAAAAGTCTCTTAGAGCCATCGTCGATATGAATGTTGCCGAGGCTAACAAGGAAGGCCTTGACTCGCGCAACGCGTTTTCGCGCGCGGTCGCGCTCGTCATTGGCGGGACAGTCGCGGCCACGCTTATTGGCTTGACGCTGGCGCTGCTGATCGCGCGTGGGCTGACGCGGCAACTTGGTGGAGAACCTGGCGATGCGGCCGCAATGGCCCGCGAGATCGCGGCAGGCAACCTGCTTGCGCCGATCACGTTAAGGGCCGGCGATGACCGCAGCCTCCTATTTTCGCTCGCCGCGATGAAGGAACAGTTGACCACGATCGTGCGCGGCATTAAGACTTCGAGCGAATCGATCTCGGTGGCCGCCTCGGAAATCGCGCAGGGCAACACGGATCTATCACAGCGCACGGAAGAACAAGCGGCATCTCTGGAAGAAACGGCGGCGAGCATGGAAGAACTCACGACCACGGTTCGCCATAACGCGGACAACGCGAAACAGGCCGCCGCGCTCGCTGGTTCCGCGTCGCTTACGGCGCAGCGAGGCGGCGAGGTGGTCGCACGCGTGGTCGACACAATGCAAGGTATCTCCGATAGCTCCAGCAAGGTCGCCGACATCATCGGCGTGATTGAGGGCATCGCGTTCCAAACCAATATTCTTGCACTTAATGCGGCGGTCGAAGCTGCACGGGCCGGTGAGCAGGGGCGTGGCTTTGCGGTCGTCGCAAGTGAAGTGCGCACACTCGCGCAACGCAGTGCGGCGGCGGCCAAAGAGATCGGTGCACTCATAGGCGAGTCGGTGCAACGTGTGGATGCTGGCTCGAAACTGGTTTCGGAAGCGGGCACGACGATCGCAGAGATCGTCACATCGGTACAAAAGGTTACGGACATCGTAGGCGAAATTTCGTCTGCGTCGGCTGAGCAGAGCGTGGGAATCGAACAGGTTAACCAGGCGGTCAGCCAGATGGACGAAGTCACGCAGCAAAATGCTGCGCTCGTGGAGCAGGCATCGGCCGCTGCCCAATCCATGGCGGATCAGTCGAATTCGCTGCGCCAAGCGGTGTCGATATTCAACGTGGATGAAAGCGGAATGCCAGCTGCCCGCGTTCCTGCGGGGCATTTATCCAGGATACCTAAAGCGAAGCCAATTGGCATCATGCAAATCAAAACTGCCGTGGACAAGGGGTTTATTTAA
- a CDS encoding putative bifunctional diguanylate cyclase/phosphodiesterase, translating to MTGSSRRTPRIKSGKWVISDPAADTFDAFEHTLLRALAENVPHRIYAKDMRGRFIFANRAVARGMGVSEPAELLGKTDFDFYPLELASGYYRQEQEVLTHGRSLLNHEEHAKYRLLEDEAWLITTKVAVRDANGRIIGLVGINYEVTSQKAAGLALQAAHAQAAEAAVRLQATVARLDLEVQERQRFEQELRHRAMHDTLTGLPNRALLMDRIDLAIDFARRREHSLTLLFLDLDRFKLVNDSLGHAAGDELLRAVTRRIGRLMRASDTFARLGGDEFVLLLTNPITTDELTRLTSRLSRVVAKPVLIADREVSVTCSLGYSVYPQDGEDATTLLKHADAAMYGAKEGGGNRVLRYTPALSAHAGERLDLEAQMKRGLQRGEFLLHYQPQIEIKSGRIVGVEALVRWQHPVRGLLPPTRFIGFAEESGLIEPLGEWVLRTACAQAAAWQSSGLPALRMSINVSARQFHDPALESVVARALVEHGLAPEQLELEITESLSMKDPEESIRILDNFKARGISIAIDDFGTGYSNLAYLRRFPVRRIKLDRVFVSELTSQASSNAIVEAIVAMAHKLDLQVIAEGVETTEQRDALLRFGCDELQGYWFSRPVDATAIDILLRNQWELGRGLNLGAPVCLALTG from the coding sequence ATGACTGGATCGTCTCGTCGCACTCCCCGGATCAAATCAGGCAAATGGGTGATTAGCGACCCCGCGGCCGATACTTTCGACGCTTTTGAACATACCCTATTACGTGCGCTTGCCGAAAACGTACCGCACCGTATCTATGCGAAAGATATGCGGGGGCGGTTCATCTTCGCCAACAGGGCGGTGGCTCGAGGCATGGGGGTGTCCGAGCCCGCTGAGTTGCTGGGAAAAACCGATTTCGATTTTTATCCGCTCGAACTCGCGAGCGGATATTACCGCCAGGAACAGGAGGTCTTAACGCACGGACGCTCGCTCCTCAATCACGAAGAGCATGCCAAATATCGGCTGCTCGAAGATGAAGCCTGGTTGATTACGACCAAGGTAGCGGTGCGGGACGCCAACGGACGCATTATCGGTTTAGTGGGCATTAACTACGAAGTCACTTCTCAGAAGGCAGCGGGACTGGCGCTGCAGGCTGCACATGCGCAGGCAGCGGAGGCGGCCGTCCGGCTGCAGGCCACCGTCGCACGGCTGGATCTTGAAGTGCAGGAGCGTCAACGCTTCGAACAGGAGCTGCGCCACCGGGCGATGCACGACACGCTCACCGGTCTGCCAAACCGGGCGCTTCTAATGGACCGGATCGACCTGGCGATCGATTTCGCCCGACGCCGCGAGCACTCGCTCACGCTGCTTTTCCTCGATCTTGATCGCTTTAAGCTCGTCAACGACAGCCTTGGTCACGCTGCAGGCGACGAACTGCTGCGCGCGGTCACGCGCCGGATCGGCCGCTTAATGCGTGCGAGCGATACATTCGCCCGCCTTGGTGGGGACGAATTCGTCTTGTTACTGACTAATCCCATCACTACCGACGAACTGACTCGTTTGACGAGCCGGCTCTCCCGGGTGGTAGCCAAGCCGGTGCTCATTGCCGACCGCGAGGTGTCAGTCACATGTAGCCTCGGCTACAGCGTCTATCCGCAGGACGGTGAGGACGCGACTACATTACTCAAGCATGCCGACGCTGCAATGTACGGCGCCAAAGAAGGCGGTGGAAATCGCGTCCTGCGTTATACGCCTGCACTGAGCGCTCACGCGGGCGAACGATTGGACCTCGAGGCTCAGATGAAGCGCGGGCTGCAACGCGGCGAATTCCTCTTGCACTACCAGCCGCAGATCGAAATCAAAAGCGGGCGCATCGTTGGCGTTGAGGCTTTAGTGCGCTGGCAGCATCCGGTTCGGGGATTATTGCCTCCAACGCGCTTCATTGGGTTCGCCGAAGAGTCGGGGTTAATTGAGCCGCTTGGGGAATGGGTGCTGCGCACGGCTTGCGCCCAAGCTGCGGCGTGGCAGAGCAGCGGATTGCCAGCTTTGCGCATGTCTATAAACGTCTCGGCACGCCAGTTCCACGACCCGGCGTTGGAGTCAGTCGTCGCTCGGGCTCTCGTCGAGCATGGGCTCGCCCCCGAGCAGTTAGAACTGGAAATCACTGAGAGTCTTTCGATGAAGGACCCGGAAGAAAGCATACGCATTTTGGATAACTTCAAGGCCCGAGGTATCAGCATTGCAATCGACGACTTCGGCACAGGTTACTCTAACCTCGCCTACTTGCGCCGATTCCCCGTGCGTCGCATCAAGCTGGATCGCGTATTTGTCAGTGAGCTCACTTCGCAAGCGAGCAGCAACGCCATCGTCGAGGCAATTGTCGCAATGGCTCATAAACTCGATCTCCAAGTCATCGCCGAGGGCGTCGAGACCACTGAGCAGCGCGACGCATTGTTGCGCTTCGGCTGTGACGAATTGCAGGGCTACTGGTTTTCAAGACCCGTCGATGCGACCGCCATCGACATTCTGTTGCGGAACCAATGGGAACTTGGGCGAGGTCTCAACTTGGGCGCGCCCGTTTGCCTTGCGCTTACGGGGTGA
- a CDS encoding Type 1 glutamine amidotransferase-like domain-containing protein, with translation MQRILAIGGFSIGDPKAIAAAYIRKFTGKQKPRTCLPSTPAGDLPLLIQHFEETCGRIGFETSDVAFFCQATINTVNPDVAVAHLIKQDAIFMSGGNARCAMALWTEWG, from the coding sequence ATGCAACGAATTCTTGCAATCGGGGGCTTCAGTATCGGCGATCCGAAAGCGATTGCTGCTGCGTACATTCGAAAGTTTACGGGCAAACAAAAACCGAGGACCTGTCTCCCGTCGACGCCGGCCGGTGACTTACCCTTACTCATTCAACACTTCGAGGAAACTTGCGGACGTATCGGTTTCGAGACATCAGACGTTGCCTTCTTCTGCCAAGCGACGATTAATACGGTGAACCCGGATGTCGCGGTTGCACATCTGATCAAGCAGGACGCGATTTTTATGAGTGGTGGTAACGCCAGATGCGCGATGGCCTTGTGGACGGAATGGGGTTAA
- a CDS encoding TetR/AcrR family transcriptional regulator — protein sequence MEDATSPVRPLKVGRPLSFNRDTALRQAMLTFWRHGYETTSIADLTAAMGVSAPSIYTAFGDKKQLFLEAVRAYAGDQTVMARAIYDAPTSLEAARELISNAVTVYTGETTPKGCLLASATASGSAASADVQRVVADVRRGVQRSLQERIERDVAEGMLPPTTDAVGLSGMALALMQGMSVLARDGAPRASLLAIAKTALRAWPPQIG from the coding sequence ATGGAAGATGCAACTTCCCCAGTTCGTCCCCTGAAGGTAGGCCGGCCGTTATCGTTCAATCGGGATACAGCTTTGCGGCAGGCCATGCTGACGTTCTGGCGCCACGGCTATGAAACGACCTCGATTGCGGACTTGACGGCCGCCATGGGCGTGAGCGCGCCGAGCATTTACACCGCCTTCGGCGACAAGAAGCAGTTATTCCTTGAAGCTGTACGTGCTTATGCCGGTGATCAGACGGTTATGGCGCGAGCGATCTACGACGCGCCTACTTCGCTTGAGGCAGCGCGCGAGTTAATAAGCAACGCCGTGACTGTTTATACGGGTGAGACGACCCCCAAGGGTTGCCTACTTGCCAGTGCGACCGCGAGTGGATCAGCGGCATCCGCCGACGTTCAACGGGTCGTTGCCGACGTACGGCGCGGTGTGCAACGCAGCCTTCAGGAAAGGATTGAACGCGACGTTGCTGAAGGGATGCTTCCGCCCACGACAGACGCGGTCGGGCTGTCCGGGATGGCCCTCGCTCTCATGCAAGGCATGTCCGTTCTCGCGCGTGACGGTGCGCCTCGCGCTTCGTTGCTGGCAATCGCCAAGACTGCTCTTCGGGCTTGGCCGCCTCAGATTGGATGA
- a CDS encoding aldo/keto reductase: MTFGPGQWGANEAISRAMFNAYREAGGNFVDTSDIYSGGESERLVGQFIKETGSRDEIVLATKFAFNGSASPLVASQGGAGNPNAGGAGAKNIYRAIDGSLKRLGTDYIDLYWMHIWDGVTPVEEIVQTLGDLVRAGKIRYYAFSDMPAWLAMKAATIASERRIPGPIAVQVEYSLVARDIEGEHIPVAREAGMGVMPWSPLAGGFLSGKYSRENTKDKGRPSGPNPFGDSKFVDRNWEILDVLKSVAAEHSCPLAQVALSWVMARPGVTSTIVGASKLTQLASNIAATEIVLSESQMKRLNEVSAPVMGFSAGLTTPMIRSMVFGGNTVAGWME; the protein is encoded by the coding sequence ATGACATTTGGCCCCGGCCAATGGGGCGCTAACGAGGCCATTTCGCGCGCGATGTTCAACGCCTACCGCGAGGCAGGCGGCAACTTCGTCGACACGTCTGATATTTATTCGGGCGGCGAAAGCGAGCGGCTGGTGGGTCAATTTATCAAGGAAACGGGGTCGCGCGATGAAATCGTGCTCGCCACGAAGTTTGCTTTCAATGGATCCGCGAGCCCTCTCGTGGCGAGCCAGGGCGGCGCCGGCAATCCCAATGCGGGAGGTGCGGGTGCAAAGAATATCTACCGTGCAATTGATGGGTCGCTTAAGCGTCTTGGGACGGACTACATCGACCTTTACTGGATGCACATCTGGGACGGGGTGACCCCAGTTGAAGAGATCGTGCAGACGTTGGGCGACTTGGTGCGCGCTGGAAAAATTCGCTACTATGCCTTTTCTGATATGCCAGCGTGGCTGGCCATGAAGGCTGCGACCATCGCTTCGGAGCGGCGCATTCCGGGCCCGATTGCAGTTCAGGTGGAGTATTCGCTTGTCGCCCGCGACATCGAAGGCGAGCATATTCCCGTCGCGCGGGAGGCCGGGATGGGTGTGATGCCGTGGAGTCCGCTGGCAGGTGGCTTCCTAAGCGGAAAATACAGCCGCGAGAATACCAAGGACAAGGGTCGACCGAGCGGCCCGAACCCGTTCGGCGACAGTAAGTTCGTCGATCGCAATTGGGAGATCCTTGACGTTCTGAAGTCGGTTGCCGCTGAGCATAGTTGTCCTCTGGCGCAGGTCGCGCTGAGCTGGGTGATGGCGCGCCCCGGTGTAACGTCCACCATCGTTGGGGCGAGCAAGCTCACGCAGCTCGCGAGCAATATTGCCGCAACGGAGATCGTCTTGAGCGAGTCTCAGATGAAGCGCTTGAACGAGGTGAGTGCTCCAGTGATGGGCTTCAGCGCAGGGCTGACGACTCCGATGATCCGTAGCATGGTCTTTGGCGGGAACACCGTCGCAGGATGGATGGAATAA
- a CDS encoding HU family DNA-binding protein, giving the protein MNKQDLIDAVARDVGIAKAAAAETIDAILMTLTNAVVKGDAVQLIGFGSFGTGARAARTGRYPRRGEPLQIAASKTVKFTAGKAFKDVVNK; this is encoded by the coding sequence ATGAACAAGCAGGACCTTATCGACGCGGTAGCACGCGACGTGGGAATCGCGAAGGCTGCCGCAGCAGAAACAATCGACGCAATTTTGATGACCTTGACGAACGCAGTGGTCAAGGGCGATGCGGTTCAATTGATCGGGTTCGGTTCTTTTGGCACGGGCGCGCGCGCGGCGCGAACCGGGCGCTACCCGAGGAGAGGGGAACCGCTTCAGATCGCTGCCTCGAAGACCGTCAAGTTCACTGCGGGCAAAGCGTTCAAGGATGTCGTGAATAAGTAA
- a CDS encoding TetR/AcrR family transcriptional regulator, translating to MRTDNAERLDPRKQPQQARSQATVDAIFDATIQVLLVEGLQRLTTIRVAERAGVSVGTLYQYFPQKQALLFAVLQRHLERMVRVIEDAALSARDACLSEMVKKVVAAFVRAKTANLDEARALYAVAAELDSRGYVQEVEARNRAALEAMLKTASDAHFDDVAMTTFMFTGALVGPMRALLEGKLPQSMVRKLTGQLESICIGYLEREARPKLPTG from the coding sequence ATGCGCACAGACAACGCAGAGAGGCTGGACCCCCGCAAACAGCCGCAGCAGGCGCGTTCTCAAGCCACAGTGGACGCAATCTTTGATGCAACTATTCAGGTTTTGCTAGTTGAGGGCTTGCAGCGGCTTACCACCATCCGGGTGGCCGAAAGGGCTGGCGTGTCAGTGGGAACCCTCTACCAATACTTTCCTCAAAAGCAGGCGCTTCTTTTCGCTGTACTGCAGCGGCATTTGGAAAGAATGGTGAGAGTAATCGAGGACGCCGCTCTGTCAGCGCGTGATGCCTGTTTGTCGGAGATGGTGAAAAAAGTCGTTGCAGCATTCGTAAGAGCGAAGACGGCAAATTTGGACGAAGCTCGCGCCCTTTACGCGGTCGCTGCTGAACTGGACTCACGCGGCTACGTTCAAGAAGTGGAGGCACGCAACCGTGCGGCGCTCGAGGCTATGCTAAAGACCGCTTCCGATGCCCATTTTGACGATGTCGCTATGACCACGTTTATGTTCACAGGAGCGTTGGTCGGCCCGATGCGTGCGTTGCTTGAGGGAAAGTTGCCGCAATCGATGGTCCGTAAGCTAACTGGTCAGCTTGAGTCGATTTGTATTGGATATCTGGAACGCGAGGCACGTCCCAAGTTACCGACGGGCTAG
- a CDS encoding aldo/keto reductase family oxidoreductase, whose product MTTVSQAGIFQLGDRSVTRLGYGAMQLAGPHVFGPPKDRAAAIAVLRAVVESGITHIDTSDFYGPHVTNQLIREALHPYPDALTIVTKVGASRGSDGSWNVASSAAELERAVHDNLRNLGLDILDVVNLRVMFNVGAPSEGNIEEPLTALVRLQEKGLIRHIGLSNVTAKQVAQGREIARISCVQNLYNLAHRHDDALIDSLAKDDIAYVPFFPLGGFSPLQADALSQAADQCNATPMQVALAWLLHRSPNILLIPGTSSVEHLKQNIESVDLRLPENALLSLDKIGFDKTRN is encoded by the coding sequence ATGACTACAGTTTCTCAAGCAGGTATTTTTCAACTTGGCGATCGGTCCGTTACGCGCTTGGGGTATGGCGCAATGCAACTAGCGGGTCCTCACGTTTTCGGACCACCGAAGGATCGCGCGGCGGCCATCGCGGTGCTTCGTGCCGTTGTAGAGAGCGGGATTACGCACATTGATACCAGCGATTTCTATGGCCCGCACGTCACTAATCAGCTTATTCGCGAGGCACTTCATCCGTATCCCGATGCACTTACTATCGTCACAAAAGTAGGCGCCAGCCGTGGCAGCGATGGTTCGTGGAACGTTGCATCATCGGCGGCAGAACTGGAACGAGCGGTGCATGACAATCTTCGCAATCTTGGTCTTGATATACTGGACGTCGTGAACTTGCGCGTGATGTTCAACGTGGGAGCACCGTCCGAGGGGAACATCGAGGAGCCTCTGACGGCGCTCGTTCGGCTTCAGGAAAAAGGCTTGATCCGTCACATAGGGCTGAGCAATGTAACTGCAAAGCAAGTGGCACAGGGACGCGAAATTGCGCGCATTTCGTGCGTGCAGAATCTGTACAACCTTGCGCATCGACACGATGACGCACTGATCGACAGTCTTGCAAAAGACGACATTGCATATGTGCCGTTTTTTCCGCTCGGAGGGTTCTCTCCGTTGCAGGCCGATGCACTTAGCCAAGCCGCAGACCAATGCAACGCGACACCTATGCAGGTCGCCCTTGCATGGTTGTTGCACCGCTCACCGAACATCCTCCTCATACCCGGAACCTCTTCGGTCGAGCATCTGAAGCAGAACATCGAGAGCGTGGACCTTCGCTTGCCAGAGAACGCGTTATTGTCGTTGGACAAAATCGGTTTCGATAAGACGCGAAACTAG
- a CDS encoding SDR family NAD(P)-dependent oxidoreductase: protein MSISFGATSTADEVIEGVDLRNRRVLVTGVSSGVGVETARVLASHGACVVGAARDLNKALRATEQVRAQATRGGGFDLIELDLASLTSIRASADKLVRAGERFDVVIANAGVMASPKGTTADGFETQFGTNHLGHFVFVNRIASLIKPGGRLVTVASAGHRGADVDFDDPNFEHTPYDPLVAYRRSKTANILFAVEFDRRHEPAGVRAAAVHPGAVLTETTRKMIEKQPAAASAFQWKTVEQGAATSVWAGFVAAADEVGGLYCEDCHVAAVNNRPADAFGVRTYALDPEHAKALWIKSEEMVGERF, encoded by the coding sequence ATGTCAATATCATTCGGCGCGACAAGTACGGCCGACGAGGTAATCGAAGGAGTCGACCTACGCAACCGACGCGTACTCGTGACCGGCGTGTCTTCCGGGGTTGGCGTAGAGACGGCTCGTGTTCTGGCGTCTCACGGGGCGTGCGTGGTCGGCGCTGCCAGAGACCTGAACAAGGCTCTGCGGGCGACCGAACAGGTCCGCGCTCAGGCAACAAGGGGCGGAGGCTTCGACCTTATTGAGCTTGATTTGGCCTCCCTTACGAGTATCCGTGCGAGCGCAGACAAACTAGTGAGGGCGGGCGAGCGCTTCGACGTCGTCATTGCCAACGCCGGTGTGATGGCGAGCCCGAAAGGGACGACCGCTGACGGATTCGAGACGCAGTTCGGGACCAACCACCTCGGGCATTTCGTTTTCGTCAACCGCATCGCGAGCCTCATCAAGCCTGGCGGCCGTCTCGTCACGGTCGCCTCAGCTGGTCATCGCGGCGCCGATGTCGATTTCGACGATCCTAATTTCGAGCACACGCCCTACGATCCGCTGGTGGCGTATCGCCGATCCAAAACGGCGAACATCCTCTTCGCGGTCGAGTTCGACCGGCGTCACGAGCCTGCGGGCGTGCGCGCCGCAGCCGTGCACCCTGGCGCCGTGCTGACCGAGACCACCCGCAAAATGATCGAAAAGCAGCCGGCTGCCGCCTCTGCCTTCCAATGGAAAACCGTCGAACAGGGTGCGGCAACATCGGTGTGGGCAGGTTTCGTCGCGGCTGCCGACGAGGTCGGCGGCCTCTATTGCGAAGACTGTCACGTCGCTGCCGTGAACAACCGCCCCGCGGACGCTTTCGGTGTCAGGACCTACGCTCTAGATCCCGAGCATGCAAAAGCGCTGTGGATCAAAAGCGAGGAAATGGTCGGCGAGCGGTTCTGA